The genomic DNA gcccttCGCACGAGACCATCGGGTTCCGCTTCTGGCGCGACCCGGGCCCCATGAATGAGTACCTCAAGGAGGGCTCCCTGGGGCGTTTCCTGGCGTTCTGGAAGGTCTTTATCCAGGCGACCTTTTcgtacggcggcagcgaaatggtcgtcgtcgcgtcgggcgagacggagaaCCCGCGCCGCAACATCCCCAAGGCCATCCGCCGCGTCTTCTggcgcatcgccatcttcTACGTGCTctccatcttcctcgtcgggcTCTGCGTCTCGTCCAAGGACCCCCAGCTGCTCAACGCCATCGACAGCTCCGCcccgggcgccgcccagaGCCCCTttgtcatcgccatcgccaacgccggcatCCGCACCCTCccgtccatcatcaacgccgtcgtcctctCGTCGGCCTGGTCCGCCGGCAACTCCTTCTTCTACGCCTCCACGCGCGTGCTGTACTcggccgcgctcgacggcaaggcgccCCGCATCCTGCGCTGGGAGCGCTTCGGCGTGCCGTACGGCTGcgtcgcggccacgacggcccTCAGCTGCCTCGTCTATCTCAACGTCAACAACCGCTCCTCCGAGGTCTTCTTCTGGATCAGCAACCTCAGCGCCGTGAGCACGCTTATCGTCTGGGCGAGCGTCTCGTACACGTACCTGCGCTTCTACTACGGCCTGCGGTACAACGGCGTCTCGCGCGACACCCTGCCGTACAagtcgccgctgcagccgtTCCTCGCCTACTTTGCCATTGTGttttgcctcgtcgtcgccttcttcaACGGCTTCGACGCCTTCTTCCCGGGCAAGTTTAGCGCAAAGTCTTTTATCCCGCCCTACA from Purpureocillium takamizusanense chromosome 4, complete sequence includes the following:
- a CDS encoding uncharacterized protein (COG:E~EggNog:ENOG503NUN0~TransMembrane:12 (i65-84o90-107i114-131o143-165i172-192o198-222i293-310o350-371i392-411o423-448i469-487o499-517i)), coding for MAPSYIHQSPDLESQPQDLAIKPQTSHADGTSVAFDQEGEKPSDADSTRHLGTLERRLKSRHVQFLALSGAIGTGLFVGSGQVLSLAGPLSAFLCYAATGFNLYCVIVSLGEMAAWLPIPGAVPVFAARYVDPALGFTLGWNYWYQFAIGVPIEVTACAVVVDYWHNDIPKVALITLFFFTMVLVNCLPVRIYGEAEFFFGAIKLTTIVGLIVLMFVLTVGGGPSHETIGFRFWRDPGPMNEYLKEGSLGRFLAFWKVFIQATFSYGGSEMVVVASGETENPRRNIPKAIRRVFWRIAIFYVLSIFLVGLCVSSKDPQLLNAIDSSAPGAAQSPFVIAIANAGIRTLPSIINAVVLSSAWSAGNSFFYASTRVLYSAALDGKAPRILRWERFGVPYGCVAATTALSCLVYLNVNNRSSEVFFWISNLSAVSTLIVWASVSYTYLRFYYGLRYNGVSRDTLPYKSPLQPFLAYFAIVFCLVVAFFNGFDAFFPGKFSAKSFIPPYIDIPIFLSLFLGYKLVKKTSFVKLADMDIWSGKAEIDRLEPTWKVVKPRNWLERIWFWIA